In the genome of Paracoccus tegillarcae, one region contains:
- a CDS encoding DUF4159 domain-containing protein, whose amino-acid sequence MLILGPLGFLTPWILAALAVLPVLWIILRAMPPSPRLQDFPGVGLLLGLRDPVPVARRTPWWLLLLRLAAMALLILAFAGPVWKPVLRQAEPGPLLIVMDAGWAAAPGWAERQARAERALQDAAADGRPAALLMADGQQVGTLAFSSAGDLQARLRATVPMAWETRLPDNPAEVLADQPEGRLNTLWIADGLDHPNRTDWLTELTARGSVTVVPPSQPLRALTLDAGDTPSLTLHSLDDGAPDILAIGPDPQGIQRELARLTPGAAGADNLSRPVVIDLPSELRNRITRFQIEGDNHAGAVVLADDRVRRRKVGLVGDAASAAEGQQLLSPVHYLRRALAPTTDLAEGGLGDVLDTAPDVIILADQLLQDEAPELSEWVDQGGLLIRFAGPRMAAYEQLTDEPLLPVRLRSGGRDIGGALSWGDPRGLAPFEGDGIFAGLTPPDDVTIRAQLMAQPAPDLAQRTIASLSDDTPLVTRAPQGQGQLVLFHITANATWSNLPISGLFVQMLDRLIASAQSSNLSEQPAQDRDEAFWTPETILDGFGSAEGPGDLAPVAGDELALGAGPGHPAGIYVAGERHQALNAGAALVPAAWPGAVIEDTTEGLGRNLTGWLLAAAAVLLALDAIGSAWLGGGRGRRRASARGAATAGLIALLLVLPQPGAMAQQAQPPAANSQIVNPELLRAANQVALAYVITGDDQIDETSRQGLDGLSRALFYRSSVEPGEPVGIDLDADDLSMLTFLYWPVTEGQPMPSPLAYLRLNHFLRSGGMILFDTRDGDLAGVGGPDMSATLQTLAAPLEIPPLAPVPEDHVLTRAFYLLDDFPGRWRGRTVWVEAPPAGAEAAEGVPFRNLNDGVTPVVIGANSWAEAWAVDPAGMPRFPVGRGFEGEEQREMAIRFGVNLIMYVLTGNYKSDQVHVPALLDRLRSEEVMP is encoded by the coding sequence ATGCTGATCCTTGGCCCTCTTGGGTTCCTGACACCGTGGATCCTCGCGGCGCTGGCTGTCCTGCCGGTGCTGTGGATCATTTTGCGGGCCATGCCGCCCTCGCCCCGGTTGCAGGATTTTCCGGGCGTCGGGCTGCTGCTGGGCCTGCGGGATCCGGTTCCGGTTGCGCGGCGCACGCCCTGGTGGCTGCTGCTGCTGAGGCTGGCGGCCATGGCGCTGCTGATTCTTGCCTTTGCCGGGCCTGTCTGGAAACCGGTTCTGCGGCAGGCAGAGCCGGGGCCGCTGCTGATCGTCATGGATGCGGGCTGGGCCGCAGCGCCGGGCTGGGCCGAACGTCAGGCGCGGGCCGAGCGTGCGTTGCAGGATGCAGCCGCCGATGGCCGCCCGGCGGCGCTGCTGATGGCGGATGGTCAGCAGGTCGGCACCCTGGCCTTCAGTTCGGCCGGTGATTTACAGGCGCGTCTGCGCGCCACGGTTCCGATGGCATGGGAAACGCGGCTGCCTGATAACCCCGCCGAGGTGCTGGCCGACCAGCCAGAGGGCAGGCTGAACACGCTGTGGATTGCCGACGGGCTGGATCATCCGAACCGCACCGACTGGCTGACCGAACTGACGGCGCGCGGGTCGGTCACTGTGGTGCCGCCCAGTCAGCCCCTGCGCGCGCTGACGCTGGATGCGGGCGATACGCCCTCATTGACGCTGCATTCCCTGGACGATGGCGCGCCCGATATTCTGGCCATCGGACCCGACCCTCAGGGGATCCAGCGCGAATTGGCCCGGCTGACCCCGGGTGCTGCCGGTGCCGACAACCTTAGCCGTCCTGTCGTGATCGACCTGCCATCGGAACTGCGCAATCGGATCACCCGTTTTCAGATCGAGGGCGACAATCATGCCGGCGCCGTCGTGCTGGCCGATGACCGGGTGCGTCGTCGCAAGGTCGGGCTGGTGGGCGACGCCGCCAGTGCTGCCGAGGGGCAGCAATTGCTGTCGCCCGTGCATTATCTGCGCCGCGCGCTTGCTCCGACCACCGATCTGGCCGAGGGCGGCTTGGGCGATGTGCTGGATACAGCGCCCGATGTGATCATTCTGGCGGACCAGCTGTTGCAGGATGAGGCGCCTGAACTCAGCGAATGGGTCGATCAGGGCGGTCTGCTGATCCGCTTTGCCGGGCCGCGCATGGCCGCTTATGAGCAACTGACCGATGAACCCTTGTTGCCCGTTCGCCTGCGCTCAGGTGGCCGCGATATCGGCGGCGCGCTGAGTTGGGGCGACCCGCGCGGGCTGGCGCCTTTCGAGGGTGACGGCATCTTTGCCGGGCTCACGCCGCCCGATGATGTGACGATCCGGGCACAATTGATGGCCCAACCCGCGCCGGATCTGGCGCAGCGCACCATTGCATCCCTGTCGGATGACACGCCGCTGGTCACGCGCGCCCCGCAAGGGCAGGGGCAGCTGGTGCTGTTTCACATCACCGCCAATGCCACGTGGTCGAACCTGCCGATATCGGGGCTGTTCGTGCAGATGCTGGACCGGCTGATCGCTTCGGCCCAGAGCAGCAACCTCTCTGAGCAGCCGGCGCAGGATCGCGACGAGGCGTTCTGGACGCCCGAGACGATACTGGACGGGTTTGGCAGTGCCGAAGGGCCGGGCGATCTGGCCCCGGTCGCAGGCGATGAACTGGCGCTAGGCGCTGGCCCCGGCCACCCCGCCGGCATCTATGTCGCGGGCGAGCGGCACCAGGCGCTGAATGCCGGCGCGGCGCTGGTCCCTGCCGCGTGGCCCGGCGCGGTGATCGAAGACACAACCGAAGGCCTGGGCCGCAATCTTACCGGCTGGCTCTTGGCGGCGGCGGCGGTGCTGCTGGCGCTGGATGCGATTGGCTCGGCCTGGCTGGGCGGAGGGCGTGGGCGCCGCCGGGCGTCGGCGCGCGGGGCCGCGACCGCCGGGCTGATCGCGCTGTTGTTGGTGTTGCCGCAGCCCGGCGCAATGGCGCAGCAGGCCCAACCGCCTGCGGCCAATTCGCAGATCGTCAATCCTGAACTGTTGCGCGCCGCCAACCAGGTGGCTCTGGCCTATGTCATCACGGGCGATGACCAGATCGACGAAACCTCGCGTCAGGGTCTGGACGGGCTGTCGCGCGCGCTGTTCTATCGCAGCTCGGTCGAACCGGGCGAGCCTGTGGGCATCGACCTGGACGCCGATGACCTGTCGATGCTGACCTTTCTCTACTGGCCCGTGACCGAGGGCCAGCCGATGCCGTCGCCGCTGGCCTATCTGCGGCTGAACCATTTCCTGCGCTCGGGCGGGATGATCCTCTTTGACACCCGCGATGGCGATCTGGCGGGCGTCGGTGGCCCGGACATGAGCGCGACCCTGCAAACACTCGCCGCACCGTTGGAGATCCCGCCACTTGCGCCGGTCCCCGAAGATCACGTCCTGACCCGTGCCTTCTATTTGCTGGATGACTTTCCCGGTCGCTGGCGTGGCCGTACGGTCTGGGTCGAGGCCCCGCCTGCGGGCGCCGAGGCCGCCGAGGGCGTGCCGTTTCGCAATCTGAACGACGGCGTTACCCCGGTGGTGATCGGTGCCAATAGCTGGGCCGAGGCCTGGGCGGTTGATCCCGCAGGCATGCCGCGCTTTCCCGTCGGGCGCGGCTTTGAAGGCGAGGAACAGCGCGAGATGGCCATCCGCTTTGGGGTCAACCTGATCATGTATGTGCTGACCGGCAACTATAAGTCCGATCAGGTCCATGTGCCCGCCCTGCTGGACCGGCTGCGCAGCGAAGAGGTGATGCCATGA
- a CDS encoding DUF58 domain-containing protein: protein MTLTPANLRARAEVESGGLPALVLSAERLAVTIAPGAHGLRRAGPGEDFWQYRPAAAGDAARSIDWRRSARSDAQFVRDREAQTAQSAVIWVSAGQGMSYRGDDSRPTKLDRARLLALALGMVLLRGGEKVALAGQPPRSGRLQADRLAQQLATQADSGTDADQPPLESLRPNQRVVLISDFLGDPAWVSAYLARAAALGVSGALLQVLDPDEEVFPFDGAVLFRSLSGQISHDTRDAGGLRAAYLERLALRRELLRRSTLGAGWHFGTHVTATAPSTALMWLYQVLGG from the coding sequence GTGACGCTGACCCCCGCCAATTTGCGCGCAAGGGCCGAGGTCGAATCCGGTGGCCTGCCGGCGCTGGTCCTGTCGGCCGAGCGGTTGGCCGTGACAATCGCGCCAGGTGCCCACGGCTTGCGCCGTGCCGGTCCGGGCGAGGATTTCTGGCAATATCGCCCGGCCGCTGCGGGTGACGCCGCGCGCAGCATCGACTGGCGGCGCAGCGCGCGGTCGGATGCGCAATTCGTTCGTGACCGCGAGGCGCAGACCGCACAATCGGCGGTAATCTGGGTCAGCGCGGGGCAGGGCATGTCCTATCGCGGCGATGACAGCCGCCCGACCAAGCTGGACCGCGCAAGGCTGTTGGCACTGGCGCTTGGCATGGTGCTGCTGCGCGGTGGCGAAAAGGTCGCTCTGGCCGGGCAGCCGCCGCGTTCGGGGCGGTTGCAGGCGGATCGGTTGGCGCAGCAACTGGCGACGCAGGCCGATAGCGGGACTGATGCCGATCAGCCGCCGCTTGAATCGCTGCGGCCCAATCAGCGGGTCGTGCTGATATCGGATTTTCTGGGTGATCCGGCCTGGGTCAGCGCCTATCTGGCGCGGGCGGCGGCCTTGGGCGTTTCGGGGGCTTTATTGCAGGTTCTGGACCCGGATGAAGAGGTCTTTCCCTTCGATGGCGCCGTGCTGTTCCGATCGCTCAGCGGCCAGATCAGTCACGATACGCGCGATGCGGGCGGGCTGCGGGCGGCCTATCTGGAACGGCTGGCCCTGCGGCGCGAATTGCTGCGCCGCTCAACTCTGGGCGCGGGCTGGCATTTTGGCACGCATGTCACGGCCACCGCGCCCTCGACCGCGCTGATGTGGCTTTATCAGGTCTTGGGGGGCTGA
- a CDS encoding AAA family ATPase: MGADENQTDGGLVEQVEALGARLEQARSSVERRFVGQHAVVEQVFAAILSGGHALLVGQPGLGKTMLVETLGTVLGLDTQRIQFTPDLMPADILGSEVLDMTADGRREFRFIEGPVFTQLLMADEINRASPRTQSALLQAMQEHEVTIGGKHRPLGRPFHVLATQNPIEQEGTYPLPEAQLDRFLLQVDIDYPDRMTERDILLATTGLIQGAAHAAFDPEGLIAAQRLIRQMPVGDSVVEAILSLVRAARPGAEEASPWVSDSLIWGPGPRAAQALMLATRARAVLHGRFAPTIEDVEVLAAPVLRHRMALSFTARARGETVDGAIARLLDERTGETRAA, from the coding sequence ATGGGTGCGGACGAAAATCAGACGGATGGCGGACTGGTCGAGCAGGTCGAAGCCTTGGGCGCGCGGCTGGAACAGGCCCGCTCCAGCGTGGAACGACGCTTTGTCGGGCAACATGCCGTCGTCGAACAGGTGTTCGCCGCGATCCTGTCTGGCGGGCATGCGCTGCTGGTCGGACAACCGGGTCTGGGCAAGACCATGCTGGTCGAGACATTGGGCACCGTGCTGGGGCTGGACACGCAGCGCATCCAGTTCACCCCGGATCTGATGCCTGCCGATATTCTGGGCTCGGAAGTTCTGGACATGACCGCCGATGGCCGTCGCGAGTTCCGGTTCATCGAAGGCCCGGTCTTTACCCAATTGCTGATGGCCGATGAGATCAACCGGGCCAGCCCCCGGACACAATCGGCACTGCTGCAGGCGATGCAGGAACATGAGGTCACCATCGGCGGCAAGCATCGTCCGCTCGGCCGGCCCTTCCATGTGCTCGCCACGCAAAACCCGATCGAACAAGAGGGCACCTATCCGCTGCCCGAGGCACAGTTGGACCGGTTCCTGCTGCAGGTCGACATCGACTACCCCGACCGCATGACCGAGCGCGATATCCTGCTGGCCACAACCGGGCTGATCCAGGGCGCGGCCCATGCGGCCTTTGATCCCGAAGGGCTGATTGCCGCACAACGGCTGATCCGGCAGATGCCGGTGGGCGACAGCGTCGTCGAGGCGATCCTGTCGCTGGTTCGCGCGGCACGACCGGGCGCCGAAGAGGCATCGCCCTGGGTTTCCGACAGCCTGATCTGGGGGCCGGGTCCCCGGGCCGCGCAGGCGCTGATGCTGGCAACGCGCGCGCGGGCTGTGCTGCACGGGCGCTTTGCCCCGACCATCGAGGATGTCGAGGTGCTGGCTGCACCCGTGCTGCGGCATCGCATGGCGCTGTCCTTCACCGCGCGGGCGCGGGGCGAAACCGTCGATGGCGCGATTGCCCGGCTGCTGGATGAACGGACGGGCGAAACGAGGGCCGCGTGA
- a CDS encoding DUF1285 domain-containing protein: MVDQADNRVNAQGIAEAARKAGKKGLPPVHLWDPPFCGDLDMQIRADGTWFYQGTPIGRQAMVRLFSTVLKREGDDYFLVTPVEKVGIQVEDAPFVAVDAEILPDQITFTTNVGDEVTANADNPITIRGDASQPRPYVHVRRGLEALIDRKTFYRLAAAAEEGDDGQVGVRSGGRFFRLEP; this comes from the coding sequence ATGGTGGATCAGGCTGACAATCGCGTGAATGCGCAGGGCATCGCCGAGGCTGCCCGCAAGGCGGGTAAAAAGGGGCTGCCACCCGTGCATTTGTGGGATCCGCCCTTTTGCGGCGATCTGGATATGCAGATCAGGGCGGATGGGACATGGTTCTATCAGGGCACGCCAATCGGCCGACAAGCCATGGTGCGGCTGTTTTCCACCGTGCTGAAACGCGAGGGCGACGATTACTTTCTGGTCACCCCGGTTGAAAAGGTCGGCATTCAGGTCGAGGACGCACCGTTCGTCGCCGTCGACGCCGAGATCCTGCCCGACCAGATCACCTTTACCACCAATGTCGGTGACGAGGTGACCGCCAATGCCGACAATCCGATCACGATTCGCGGTGACGCAAGCCAGCCCCGACCCTATGTGCATGTGCGCCGGGGCCTTGAGGCGCTGATCGACCGCAAGACCTTTTACCGTCTCGCCGCTGCCGCGGAAGAGGGGGACGATGGTCAGGTCGGCGTGCGCTCTGGCGGCCGGTTCTTTCGGCTGGAACCATGA
- a CDS encoding hydroxypyruvate isomerase family protein, whose amino-acid sequence MEKFAANLTFLFTELPVLQRFEAARRAGFTGVELLFPYDLSARDLARAAQTNGLDFVLLNAPPPNWTGGARGFAADPVQSDRFRSDFRRTLRFAQALNAKHIHIMSGIAQGTGAHDTFIENLAWACAEAPDASLIIEPQNSDDMPGYFLSDFDLAAEVIGTVGAPNLGLQFDSYHAHRITGDVIGCWQRHAALIRHVQISGHPGRHEPDRGDFDLDAFMNALREDGYQGWIGAEYTPAAGTLAGLGWLPKH is encoded by the coding sequence ATGGAAAAATTTGCAGCGAACCTGACATTTCTGTTCACCGAATTGCCGGTCCTGCAGCGGTTTGAGGCCGCACGGCGCGCCGGTTTTACCGGGGTAGAACTGCTGTTTCCCTATGATCTGTCCGCCCGAGACCTCGCCCGCGCCGCGCAGACGAACGGTCTGGACTTCGTGTTGCTGAACGCGCCGCCGCCCAACTGGACCGGGGGCGCGCGCGGTTTCGCCGCCGATCCGGTGCAATCTGACCGCTTTCGCAGCGATTTTCGCCGGACTTTGCGTTTTGCGCAGGCCCTGAACGCAAAGCATATTCACATCATGTCCGGTATCGCCCAAGGCACGGGCGCTCATGACACTTTCATTGAAAATCTTGCATGGGCCTGTGCCGAGGCCCCCGATGCGAGCCTGATCATCGAGCCGCAAAACAGCGATGACATGCCGGGTTATTTCCTGTCTGATTTCGATCTGGCCGCCGAGGTCATCGGCACAGTCGGCGCCCCCAATCTGGGTCTGCAATTCGACAGCTACCACGCCCACCGCATCACCGGCGATGTCATTGGCTGCTGGCAACGCCATGCGGCCCTGATCCGCCACGTACAGATCAGCGGCCATCCTGGGCGGCATGAACCGGATCGCGGTGATTTCGATTTGGACGCGTTCATGAACGCGCTGCGGGAAGACGGCTATCAGGGATGGATCGGCGCGGAATATACCCCTGCAGCAGGTACGCTTGCCGGGCTAGGCTGGTTGCCCAAGCACTAA
- the typA gene encoding translational GTPase TypA, with translation MDIRNIAIIAHVDHGKTTLVDELLKQSGAFRENQATAERMMDSNDIERERGITILAKATSVEWKGTRINIVDTPGHADFGGEVERILSMVDGVCLLVDAAEGPMPQTKFVTSKALALGLKPIVVLNKVDKPAAEPDNALNDVFDLFANLGATDEQLDFPHVYASGIGGWADEALDGPRKDLSALFDLILRHVEPPKQIAHAGEPFKMLATTLGADPFIGRILTGRVEAGRAKAGDTLKALSRSGDRIEQFRISKVLAFRGMTQQTIDEAVAGDIVTIAGMTKATVADTLCAAEVDTALPAQPIDPPTISVTFGINDSPLAGQDGKKVQSRVIRERLMKEAESNVAIKVEDTDSGDAFVVSGRGELQMGVLIENMRREGFELSISRPRVIYREEDGVRLEPIEEAIIDVDDEYTGAVIEKLTGDRKGEMVDMRPAGVGKTRIVAHVPSRGLIGYHGEFMTDTRGNGVLNRIFHGWAPYKGPIQGRRQGVLISMENGVSVAYALWNLEDRGKMFIGAQEQLYTGMIIGEHSRDNDLEVNPLKGKKLTNVRASGTDEAVRLTPPVRMSLEEAIAYIDDDELVEVTPKNIRLRKRFLDPHERKRQARAEA, from the coding sequence ATGGATATCCGCAACATCGCCATCATCGCCCATGTCGACCATGGGAAGACCACGCTGGTGGATGAGCTGCTCAAACAGTCAGGCGCATTCCGCGAAAATCAGGCCACGGCCGAACGCATGATGGACAGCAATGACATCGAGCGCGAGCGCGGCATCACCATTCTGGCCAAGGCCACCTCGGTCGAATGGAAAGGCACGCGGATCAATATCGTCGACACGCCAGGCCACGCCGATTTCGGCGGCGAGGTAGAGCGCATCCTGTCGATGGTCGATGGCGTCTGTCTGCTTGTCGATGCCGCCGAAGGCCCGATGCCGCAAACGAAATTCGTGACCTCCAAGGCGCTGGCGCTTGGGTTGAAGCCCATCGTCGTGCTGAACAAGGTCGACAAGCCCGCAGCCGAGCCAGACAATGCGCTGAACGATGTGTTTGACCTGTTCGCCAACCTCGGCGCGACGGACGAGCAGCTTGATTTTCCTCATGTCTATGCGTCTGGCATCGGCGGCTGGGCTGATGAGGCGCTGGACGGTCCCCGCAAGGATCTGTCGGCCCTGTTCGATCTGATCCTGCGCCATGTCGAGCCGCCGAAACAGATCGCGCATGCGGGCGAACCCTTCAAGATGCTGGCCACCACGCTTGGCGCCGACCCCTTCATCGGCCGTATCCTGACGGGCCGGGTCGAGGCTGGCCGTGCGAAGGCCGGCGATACACTGAAAGCCCTGTCGCGCAGTGGTGACCGCATCGAGCAGTTCCGCATCAGCAAGGTTCTGGCTTTTCGCGGCATGACCCAGCAGACCATCGACGAGGCCGTTGCAGGCGATATTGTGACCATCGCGGGCATGACCAAGGCCACCGTGGCCGATACGCTGTGCGCAGCCGAAGTGGACACCGCCCTGCCCGCACAGCCCATCGACCCGCCCACCATCAGCGTGACCTTTGGCATCAATGACAGCCCGCTGGCCGGTCAGGACGGCAAGAAGGTGCAGTCGCGTGTGATCCGCGAACGGCTGATGAAAGAGGCCGAATCGAACGTCGCCATCAAGGTTGAGGACACAGACAGCGGTGACGCTTTCGTGGTTTCGGGCCGCGGCGAATTGCAGATGGGTGTTCTGATCGAAAACATGCGCCGCGAAGGGTTCGAGCTGTCGATCAGCCGCCCTCGCGTGATCTATCGCGAAGAAGACGGCGTGCGGCTTGAGCCGATCGAGGAAGCCATCATCGACGTCGATGACGAATATACCGGCGCGGTGATCGAAAAGCTGACCGGCGACCGCAAGGGTGAGATGGTCGATATGCGTCCCGCCGGCGTCGGCAAGACGCGCATCGTGGCCCATGTCCCCTCGCGCGGCCTGATCGGCTATCACGGTGAATTCATGACCGATACGCGCGGCAATGGCGTGCTGAACCGCATTTTCCACGGTTGGGCACCCTATAAGGGCCCAATTCAGGGTCGCCGTCAGGGCGTGCTGATCAGCATGGAGAACGGCGTTTCCGTCGCCTATGCGCTGTGGAATCTGGAAGATCGCGGCAAGATGTTCATCGGTGCGCAAGAGCAGCTGTATACCGGCATGATCATTGGCGAACATTCGCGCGACAATGATCTGGAAGTGAACCCGCTGAAGGGCAAGAAGCTGACCAACGTGCGCGCATCTGGTACGGATGAGGCTGTTCGCCTGACACCGCCGGTGCGCATGTCGCTGGAAGAAGCCATCGCCTATATCGACGATGACGAGTTGGTCGAGGTCACGCCCAAGAACATTCGCCTGCGCAAGCGC